In a single window of the Nocardiopsis composta genome:
- a CDS encoding nuclear transport factor 2 family protein: protein MSIDIIDRAFQALTSGDPDRISRVLTEDAEWLSPPGNAVAVALEAPDHMVGREAIVRFFTEDFPRLFARGVDVAVRGAHADGGRATLEANVKAALPGGGRYDVDYCFVFELRGGLVHRVREYADTARAHRMVSGGVPPRPSAPEP from the coding sequence ATGAGCATCGACATCATCGACCGCGCCTTCCAGGCGCTCACCAGCGGTGACCCCGATCGGATCTCCAGGGTCCTCACTGAGGACGCCGAATGGCTCTCGCCACCCGGAAACGCCGTCGCCGTCGCGCTCGAAGCGCCCGACCACATGGTGGGCAGGGAGGCGATCGTGCGCTTCTTCACCGAGGACTTCCCCCGCCTGTTCGCACGCGGCGTCGACGTCGCCGTGCGCGGCGCCCATGCCGACGGCGGGCGGGCGACCCTGGAGGCGAACGTCAAGGCGGCCCTCCCGGGCGGCGGCCGCTACGACGTCGACTACTGCTTCGTCTTCGAGCTGCGGGGCGGGCTGGTCCACCGGGTCCGCGAGTACGCGGACACGGCCCGCGCGCACCGCATGGTCTCCGGCGGGGTCCCGCCGCGGCCCTCCGCGCCCGAGCCGTGA
- a CDS encoding helix-turn-helix domain-containing protein has protein sequence MFSAARLQGPVAGWEVVRPPGPCRVPGVALAGFRSRGAAPVDVRAVPHPALTLVLALGDGPLVVDTATGRRRRGDLAAGFLHGAVRVRGEDVECVQVRLSPLVARTVLGAAPAELDRSVVALHDLWGREAERIRQRLGEAGSWGERFALAEALLARRAAAGTPVDPRTARVWRRMVADRGRARVEDLAAEVGWSRKRLWSRFRSEIGLPPKRAARLVRFDHAVHRLASGEGAAAVAAGCGYVDQSHLHRDVRAFTGTTPATVGGGPWMAVDDIAWAGHGAGGAHRHLAPPGGRRAVRPRS, from the coding sequence GTGTTCTCCGCGGCGCGGCTACAGGGACCGGTGGCCGGGTGGGAGGTCGTCAGGCCGCCCGGCCCCTGCCGGGTGCCCGGCGTCGCCCTGGCCGGGTTCCGCAGCCGCGGCGCGGCCCCGGTCGATGTGCGGGCGGTTCCGCATCCGGCCCTCACCCTGGTCCTGGCGCTCGGCGACGGGCCGCTGGTGGTGGACACGGCCACCGGCCGGCGGCGGCGGGGGGACCTCGCCGCGGGGTTCCTGCACGGAGCGGTCCGGGTGCGGGGCGAGGACGTCGAGTGCGTGCAGGTGCGGCTGTCCCCGCTGGTCGCACGCACCGTGCTGGGCGCCGCCCCGGCGGAGCTGGACCGCAGCGTGGTCGCTCTGCACGACCTGTGGGGCCGGGAGGCGGAGCGGATCCGGCAGCGGCTCGGCGAGGCGGGGTCGTGGGGGGAGCGTTTCGCGCTGGCGGAGGCGCTGCTCGCCCGCCGCGCGGCGGCGGGGACGCCGGTGGACCCCCGCACCGCCCGGGTCTGGCGGCGCATGGTCGCCGATCGCGGCCGGGCCCGGGTCGAGGATCTGGCGGCCGAGGTGGGCTGGAGCCGCAAGCGCCTGTGGTCCCGGTTCCGCTCGGAGATCGGCCTGCCGCCCAAGCGCGCCGCGCGGCTGGTCCGCTTCGACCACGCCGTGCACCGCCTGGCCTCGGGCGAGGGGGCGGCCGCGGTCGCGGCGGGCTGCGGCTACGTCGACCAGTCCCACCTGCACCGGGACGTCAGGGCGTTCACCGGGACGACCCCGGCGACCGTGGGCGGCGGGCCGTGGATGGCGGTGGACGACATCGCGTGGGCGGGCCACGGGGCCGGCGGGGCGCACCGGCACCTCGCCCCGCCCGGCGGGCGCCGCGCGGTACGGCCGCGGAGCTGA
- a CDS encoding helix-turn-helix transcriptional regulator codes for MRLVERSRELDSLRSVIDASFAGDGHIALVSGAAGSGKTELLREVRGYARSIGGHVIAGQGAVADRRLPLAFIEQLVSGAAAAPGEGEKAARVVEEAAEAAREAPCSAEEPLHAHHLRDVAGLLNSPSGAPVLLVADDIHHVDPASRQVLMHFAQNARSRPFAFLFSERVGSWPEYQMFRSALMRMPNCRALWLPRLSPDGVRQVLADSFPEETAARRAAAYHDASGGSPLFVRALVQDHEAERGLRGPGDGGCDDGCDGALVTGEAYAQAVLTCLYRSEPGALRTARWLAVAGPVGAPLIERLEGAEGGSVSRHLHELTAMGLLDGDELCHPAARDAVLGDIPEDARQDMHLRAAELLHEEGESALLVAAHLVAAGWGDAPWALAVLERAAEQAMAEDHIDLAVSCLDQAVHSATDDDTLIRLGTLLIAASWRCAPAVAARRFALLDRLWERGLLGTPQALLLVVCLVWYGRLTEARKALIEIGADTDAQDDPEFRIAEMWLSCWVPLLLRKLPDRSDGAPRTAPPAAPPRAGGGAGTFVSADAGAAAGAARASGLRFTAFSALHDVLYGEPDGSVLVRAEQVLERSRLSEKTYAAVESALLAMVYSDRLDRAAYWSDSLRDQAAARRSPGWEAIFAAARAEVALRQGDLRSALANARFALTYITPESSGLAVGAPMAVMIMAHTAAGEYDEAERLLQRPPAEEMLISRPGLHYMYARGRYWAATGRIRAALGEFMQCGEYMLEWGMDRPSVVPWRAAAAEVHLRLGDRDQARRLVGAEAGRIGAGQHRTRGATVRLLAECADPADRERLLTEAVEALRAGGDRLELARALHDLSRLQQARGDTRQAHVTARSAWEAADACGARALCEEILPGTAAARRGAAGPGAQGHGPRPDTEGHPGRPDAAPRSPGAGALPDAVPGDGSGRRTPYTETLSEAELRVAALAARGLTNRQISNRLWITVSTVEQHLTRVYRKLKVARRRDLPADLIHQEGTPAP; via the coding sequence ATGAGGCTCGTCGAACGGTCACGTGAACTCGATTCGCTGAGATCTGTCATCGACGCCTCTTTCGCCGGCGACGGTCACATCGCACTTGTGTCCGGCGCGGCCGGAAGCGGAAAGACCGAGCTCCTGCGCGAAGTGCGAGGGTACGCGCGCTCGATCGGGGGCCACGTCATCGCCGGCCAGGGAGCGGTGGCCGACCGCCGCCTGCCCCTCGCCTTCATCGAACAGCTCGTCAGCGGCGCGGCCGCGGCCCCCGGAGAGGGCGAGAAGGCCGCCCGGGTGGTCGAAGAGGCGGCGGAGGCCGCGAGGGAGGCGCCCTGCTCCGCCGAGGAACCGCTCCACGCCCACCACCTGCGCGACGTGGCCGGTCTGCTGAACTCCCCCTCCGGCGCCCCGGTCCTGCTCGTCGCCGACGACATCCACCACGTCGACCCGGCCTCCCGCCAGGTGCTGATGCACTTCGCGCAGAACGCCCGTTCGCGCCCGTTCGCGTTCCTGTTCAGCGAGCGCGTCGGCTCGTGGCCGGAGTACCAGATGTTCCGCAGCGCGCTCATGCGCATGCCCAACTGCCGCGCGTTGTGGCTGCCCCGCCTCTCGCCGGACGGCGTCCGGCAGGTGCTGGCCGACTCCTTCCCCGAGGAGACGGCGGCCCGCCGGGCGGCCGCCTACCACGACGCCAGCGGCGGCAGCCCGCTGTTCGTGCGCGCGCTGGTGCAGGACCACGAGGCCGAGCGCGGCCTGCGCGGACCGGGCGACGGGGGCTGCGACGACGGCTGCGACGGCGCCCTGGTCACCGGCGAGGCCTACGCGCAGGCGGTCCTCACCTGCCTCTACCGCAGCGAGCCCGGCGCGCTGCGCACCGCCCGCTGGCTGGCGGTCGCCGGCCCGGTCGGGGCCCCGCTCATCGAGCGGCTCGAAGGCGCCGAGGGCGGCTCGGTCAGCCGCCACCTGCACGAGCTGACCGCGATGGGGCTGCTCGACGGGGACGAGTTGTGCCACCCGGCCGCGCGCGACGCCGTGCTCGGCGACATCCCCGAGGACGCCCGCCAGGACATGCACCTGCGGGCCGCCGAGCTGCTGCACGAGGAGGGCGAGTCCGCGCTGCTGGTCGCCGCGCACCTGGTCGCCGCCGGGTGGGGCGATGCGCCGTGGGCGCTGGCGGTGCTGGAGCGGGCCGCCGAGCAGGCCATGGCCGAGGACCACATCGACCTGGCGGTGAGCTGCCTGGACCAGGCGGTGCACTCGGCGACCGACGACGACACGCTGATCCGCCTGGGCACCCTGCTCATCGCCGCGTCCTGGCGCTGCGCGCCGGCCGTGGCCGCGCGCCGCTTCGCCCTGCTGGACCGGTTATGGGAGCGCGGCCTGCTGGGCACCCCGCAGGCGCTGCTGCTGGTGGTCTGCCTGGTCTGGTACGGCCGCCTCACCGAGGCGCGCAAGGCGCTGATCGAGATCGGTGCGGACACCGACGCCCAGGACGACCCCGAGTTCCGCATCGCCGAGATGTGGCTGTCCTGCTGGGTGCCGCTGCTGCTGCGGAAGCTGCCGGACCGCTCCGACGGCGCCCCCCGCACCGCGCCGCCGGCCGCGCCGCCGCGCGCCGGCGGCGGCGCCGGGACGTTCGTCAGCGCCGACGCGGGCGCCGCGGCGGGGGCGGCGCGCGCCTCCGGGCTCCGGTTCACCGCCTTCTCCGCGCTGCACGACGTGCTGTACGGCGAGCCCGACGGGTCGGTGCTGGTCCGCGCCGAGCAGGTGCTGGAGCGGTCGCGGCTGTCGGAGAAGACCTACGCCGCGGTGGAGTCCGCCCTGCTCGCGATGGTCTACTCCGACCGCCTGGACCGGGCCGCCTACTGGTCGGACTCGCTGCGCGACCAGGCCGCGGCCCGCCGGTCGCCCGGCTGGGAGGCGATCTTCGCGGCGGCCCGCGCCGAGGTGGCCCTGCGCCAGGGCGACCTGCGCAGCGCGCTGGCCAACGCCCGGTTCGCGCTGACCTACATCACGCCGGAGAGCAGCGGCCTGGCGGTGGGCGCCCCGATGGCGGTCATGATCATGGCGCACACCGCGGCCGGCGAGTACGACGAGGCGGAGCGGCTGCTGCAGCGGCCGCCGGCCGAGGAGATGCTGATCTCCCGGCCGGGCCTGCACTACATGTACGCGCGGGGGCGGTACTGGGCGGCGACCGGCCGGATCCGCGCCGCGCTGGGCGAGTTCATGCAGTGCGGGGAGTACATGCTGGAGTGGGGCATGGACCGGCCCTCGGTGGTCCCGTGGCGGGCCGCGGCCGCCGAGGTGCACCTGCGGCTGGGCGACCGCGACCAGGCGCGTCGCCTGGTCGGGGCGGAGGCGGGCAGGATCGGGGCCGGCCAGCACCGCACGCGCGGCGCCACCGTCCGGCTGCTCGCGGAGTGCGCGGACCCCGCTGACCGCGAGCGGCTGCTCACCGAGGCGGTCGAGGCGCTGCGGGCCGGCGGCGACCGGCTGGAGCTGGCCCGCGCCCTGCACGACCTGAGCCGCCTGCAGCAGGCCCGCGGGGACACCCGGCAGGCGCACGTGACGGCGCGCTCGGCGTGGGAGGCGGCGGACGCGTGCGGGGCCCGGGCCCTGTGCGAGGAGATCCTGCCGGGCACCGCCGCTGCCCGGCGCGGCGCCGCAGGCCCGGGCGCGCAGGGGCACGGGCCCCGCCCGGACACCGAGGGGCACCCGGGCCGGCCGGACGCGGCGCCCCGGTCCCCCGGCGCGGGGGCGCTCCCGGACGCCGTCCCCGGGGACGGATCCGGAAGGCGCACCCCCTACACCGAGACGCTGTCCGAGGCCGAACTGCGGGTGGCCGCCCTCGCGGCCCGGGGATTGACCAACCGGCAGATCTCCAACCGGCTGTGGATCACGGTCAGCACGGTCGAGCAGCACCTGACCCGCGTCTACCGCAAACTGAAGGTGGCGCGCCGCCGCGACCTGCCGGCCGACCTGATCCACCAGGAGGGCACCCCGGCGCCCTGA